The proteins below are encoded in one region of Bacteroides uniformis:
- the dut gene encoding dUTP diphosphatase, producing MNVQIINKSKHPLPAYATELSAGMDIRANLNEPISLAPMQRCLVPTGLYIALPEGFEAQVRPRSGLAIKKGITVLNSPGTIDADYRGEVCIILVNLSAETFVIEDGERIAQMVIARHEQALWQEVEVLDETERGAGGFGHTGKK from the coding sequence TTGAACGTACAAATCATCAATAAATCAAAGCATCCGCTTCCGGCTTATGCCACTGAGCTGTCTGCAGGAATGGATATCCGTGCAAACCTTAATGAACCTATTTCGCTGGCTCCGATGCAGCGGTGTCTGGTGCCTACTGGCCTTTATATCGCTCTTCCTGAAGGATTTGAGGCGCAAGTGCGTCCGCGTAGCGGATTGGCCATTAAGAAGGGGATTACCGTGCTGAACTCCCCTGGAACGATTGATGCCGATTACCGTGGTGAAGTTTGTATTATTCTCGTCAACCTTTCTGCAGAAACCTTCGTCATCGAAGATGGGGAGAGGATTGCACAAATGGTGATAGCGCGTCACGAACAAGCTCTTTGGCAGGAAGTGGAAGTGCTGGATGAGACGGAGCGCGGTGCCGGTGGCTTCGGGCATACGGGTAAAAAATGA
- a CDS encoding tetratricopeptide repeat protein, with protein MRIRVKIILALLIGTFCFTTYGVQAANVQASKEKMSGYGRSEKARKELKKRKKSKKADVSPVKELTPEQQRRYDYFFLEAARLKVQKDYDAAFDVLQHCLTINPNASSALYEMAQYYMYLKQVPLGQAALEKAVENAPDNYWYAQGLANLYMQQNETEKAAALLENMAVRFSDKLDPLYNLLEIYNRQEEYDKVIGILNKLEERMGKNEQLSMEKFRIYLQKKDDKSAFHEIESLVEEYPNDMRYQVVLGDVYMQNGKKQEAYEIYKKVLAEEPDNAMAMYSLASYYEETGQKELYEQQLDTLLLNKKVASDTKLNVMRQFIVQNEQAGKDSTRVITLFNRIMEQEPDEAQLPLLYAQYLLSKGMNKEAGPVLRQVLAIDPTNTAARMTLLGEAVRQEDYKEIMNLCEAGVESNPDMLEFYFYLAIAYNQAERTDDALAICQKALSHVKDDSKKEVVSDFYAIIGDAYHTKNLHAEAYAAYDSALVYNPSNIGALNNYAYYLSVERRDLDKAEEMSYKTVKAEPNNSTYLDTYAWILFVKGNYAEARLYIDEAIKNDKDSSDVVLEHCGDIYYMTGDAEGALKYWKQAWDKGNRSDTLKQKIQKKKYISDETKPAE; from the coding sequence ATGAGAATCAGAGTAAAAATAATACTTGCGTTGTTGATAGGTACCTTCTGCTTTACTACGTACGGAGTGCAGGCTGCCAACGTTCAAGCTTCTAAGGAGAAAATGAGCGGGTATGGTCGGTCTGAAAAGGCACGGAAGGAATTGAAGAAACGGAAGAAGTCGAAGAAAGCCGACGTTTCGCCCGTAAAGGAGCTTACCCCCGAACAGCAGCGCCGTTACGACTACTTCTTTCTTGAAGCCGCCCGTCTGAAAGTCCAGAAAGACTATGATGCGGCTTTCGATGTCCTGCAACATTGCCTGACGATAAACCCGAACGCATCATCGGCTTTGTATGAGATGGCCCAGTATTATATGTACCTCAAGCAGGTACCGTTGGGACAAGCCGCCTTGGAAAAGGCGGTGGAGAATGCTCCCGATAATTACTGGTATGCCCAGGGGCTTGCCAATCTGTATATGCAGCAAAACGAAACGGAGAAAGCCGCTGCCTTGTTGGAAAATATGGCGGTACGTTTCTCGGATAAGCTGGACCCGCTATACAACTTGCTGGAGATTTACAACCGCCAGGAAGAGTATGACAAAGTTATCGGTATACTGAACAAGCTCGAGGAACGGATGGGCAAGAATGAACAGCTCAGTATGGAGAAGTTCCGCATCTATCTGCAAAAGAAGGACGACAAGAGCGCCTTTCATGAAATAGAAAGTCTGGTAGAAGAGTATCCCAACGATATGCGCTATCAAGTTGTGCTGGGGGATGTCTATATGCAGAACGGGAAAAAGCAGGAAGCTTATGAGATTTACAAGAAGGTGCTGGCCGAAGAGCCGGACAATGCAATGGCCATGTACTCATTGGCTTCTTACTACGAAGAGACCGGACAGAAGGAGCTGTATGAACAGCAATTGGACACGCTGTTGCTGAACAAGAAAGTGGCTTCGGACACCAAACTGAATGTGATGCGGCAGTTCATCGTGCAGAACGAGCAGGCAGGCAAGGACAGCACACGTGTCATTACGCTCTTCAACCGTATCATGGAGCAGGAGCCCGATGAGGCACAATTACCTTTGCTGTATGCCCAATATCTTCTTTCCAAAGGAATGAACAAGGAGGCTGGACCGGTTCTGCGCCAGGTTCTGGCGATAGACCCTACCAACACAGCGGCTCGTATGACATTGCTGGGGGAAGCTGTGCGCCAGGAGGATTACAAGGAAATAATGAATTTGTGCGAAGCCGGTGTGGAGTCCAATCCCGATATGTTGGAGTTCTATTTCTATCTGGCCATTGCCTACAACCAGGCGGAACGGACGGATGATGCCCTTGCCATCTGTCAAAAGGCTTTGTCGCACGTCAAGGACGACAGCAAGAAGGAGGTCGTATCAGATTTTTATGCCATTATCGGTGATGCTTATCACACCAAGAATCTGCATGCGGAAGCTTATGCGGCTTATGATTCCGCTTTGGTGTACAATCCTTCAAACATCGGTGCCTTGAATAACTACGCATATTATCTTTCCGTGGAGCGCCGCGACTTGGACAAGGCGGAAGAGATGAGCTACAAGACAGTGAAAGCCGAGCCGAACAATTCCACCTATCTCGATACATATGCATGGATATTGTTTGTTAAAGGTAATTATGCCGAGGCGCGTCTCTACATAGATGAGGCGATAAAGAATGATAAAGATAGCAGTGACGTGGTCTTGGAACATTGCGGAGATATCTATTACATGACTGGCGATGCGGAAGGTGCCTTGAAATACTGGAAACAAGCCTGGGATAAGGGCAATCGCTCTGATACGTTGAAACAGAAAATACAAAAAAAGAAATATATATCAGATGAAACTAAACCTGCTGAATGA
- a CDS encoding DUF4292 domain-containing protein: MKLNLLNDMARTCRLLSLLLLLAVGLAGCKTSRHSSSLSGESACLSSKVQLTVPHKDATLTVNGTMKLKKEECMQISFLMPILRTEVARMEVTPDEILLVDRMGKRYVRATRKELKDVLPKKADFAHLEKLLYAASKPNGKKVLTGKELGIPSLEKGKIELSNFSDKPFALTPTQLSQKYKEVELEELLEMLMDL, translated from the coding sequence ATGAAACTAAACCTGCTGAATGATATGGCAAGGACGTGCCGCCTATTGTCCTTGCTGTTGTTGCTGGCTGTGGGGCTTGCCGGTTGCAAGACTTCGCGTCACTCAAGTTCTCTGTCCGGAGAATCTGCCTGCCTTTCCTCCAAAGTGCAGCTGACGGTACCCCATAAAGATGCCACCCTTACTGTGAACGGTACGATGAAGTTGAAGAAGGAAGAATGCATGCAGATTTCCTTTCTGATGCCGATACTTCGTACGGAGGTGGCACGTATGGAAGTCACCCCGGATGAGATTCTGTTGGTAGACCGTATGGGAAAACGTTATGTCCGTGCAACACGTAAGGAACTGAAGGATGTGCTGCCCAAGAAGGCGGATTTTGCCCATTTGGAGAAACTGCTTTATGCTGCTTCCAAACCCAATGGCAAGAAGGTGCTTACCGGCAAGGAACTCGGGATACCCTCTCTGGAAAAGGGAAAGATTGAACTTTCCAACTTCTCGGATAAGCCTTTTGCACTGACTCCTACCCAGCTCTCACAGAAATATAAAGAGGTGGAGCTGGAAGAACTGCTGGAAATGCTGATGGACCTTTGA